A genomic window from Massilia sp. METH4 includes:
- a CDS encoding HDOD domain-containing protein, producing the protein MEKLKDFAQIVTEAQRGELVFPTSVNAALSLQMTLADPDCHDEEVIRKLLAEPILAARAVALANSAVFRSNGAALATSVRTAVMRLGYRNLYTLAAAMVVRQFGAKIRDAQLRVRAEQLWKYTAHVAALAYVIAGKVTRTEADTALFAGIMHEVGGFYLLARADAIPGLLDDPEDWMGAAQEIIAREIMKKLQVPEPVALAIVSLRGGAVGIPPEGLRDTLLVARYLCPVPSPLPQAQDHVLARTAALAGYLEEHPQIAVLMDDAAEQAKSMSAALLV; encoded by the coding sequence ATGGAAAAGCTCAAAGACTTCGCACAGATCGTGACCGAGGCCCAGCGCGGCGAGCTGGTATTCCCTACCAGCGTCAACGCCGCCCTGTCGTTGCAGATGACGCTGGCCGACCCGGATTGTCACGACGAGGAAGTGATCCGCAAGCTGCTGGCCGAGCCGATCCTGGCGGCGCGCGCGGTGGCGCTCGCCAACTCCGCCGTGTTCCGCTCGAACGGCGCGGCGCTGGCCACCAGCGTGCGCACGGCCGTGATGCGCCTGGGCTACCGCAACCTGTACACGCTGGCGGCCGCGATGGTGGTGCGCCAGTTCGGCGCGAAGATCCGCGATGCGCAGTTGCGCGTGCGTGCCGAGCAATTGTGGAAGTACACGGCGCACGTTGCGGCGCTGGCCTACGTGATCGCCGGCAAGGTGACGCGCACCGAGGCCGATACGGCGCTGTTCGCCGGCATCATGCACGAGGTGGGGGGATTCTACCTGCTGGCGCGCGCCGATGCGATCCCCGGCCTGCTGGACGATCCGGAAGACTGGATGGGCGCCGCGCAGGAAATCATCGCGCGCGAAATCATGAAGAAGCTGCAGGTGCCGGAGCCGGTCGCCCTGGCGATCGTGTCGCTGCGCGGTGGCGCCGTCGGGATTCCGCCCGAAGGCTTGCGCGACACGCTGCTGGTGGCGCGCTACCTGTGCCCGGTACCGTCGCCCCTGCCGCAGGCGCAGGACCATGTGCTGGCGCGCACCGCCGCGCTGGCCGGCTATCTGGAAGAGCACCCGCAGATCGCCGTGCTGATGGACGATGCGGCCGAACAGGCCAAGTCGATGAGTGCGGCGCTGCTGGTATAG
- a CDS encoding ligase-associated DNA damage response exonuclease, giving the protein MAGDMVVVRREGLYCVPGDFYIDPWRPVDRAVITHGHGDHARVGHGHYLAAEGGVGILKSRLGDIAVQGLQYGETVEHNGVRISLHPAGHVLGSSQVRMECGGEVWVASGDYKVEGDATCAPFEPVRCHTFITESTFGLPIYRWEPQQQIFDDINAWWRRNAEQGRASLMLCYAFGKAQRILSGLDPSIGPIVCHGAVEPLNRVYREAGVPLPETRMVSEVDKADLKRAIVIAPPSAGGSPWVRRFGDFSDAFASGWMLLRGARRRRGVDRGFVLSDHADWPGLMSAIKATGAERVVVTHGSIPIMVRWLCQNGYDAKGFDTEYGDDEAEDAAAAGPAADGVKAQPVVPPDPHPDAKRWAVPEKAEAARAAGTADRSTADGEEDADA; this is encoded by the coding sequence ATGGCCGGGGACATGGTCGTGGTGCGCAGGGAAGGGCTGTACTGCGTGCCGGGAGATTTCTATATCGATCCTTGGCGGCCCGTCGACCGTGCCGTCATCACCCATGGCCATGGCGACCATGCCCGCGTGGGCCACGGCCACTATCTGGCGGCCGAAGGCGGCGTGGGCATCCTCAAGTCGCGCCTTGGCGACATTGCCGTGCAGGGCTTGCAGTACGGCGAGACGGTCGAGCACAACGGCGTGCGCATCTCGCTGCATCCGGCCGGCCACGTGCTGGGCTCGAGCCAGGTGCGCATGGAATGCGGCGGCGAAGTCTGGGTCGCTTCCGGCGACTACAAGGTGGAGGGCGACGCCACTTGCGCGCCGTTCGAACCGGTGCGCTGCCATACCTTCATCACCGAATCCACGTTCGGCCTGCCGATCTACCGCTGGGAACCGCAACAGCAGATTTTCGACGACATCAACGCCTGGTGGCGCCGCAACGCCGAGCAGGGGCGCGCCAGCCTGATGCTGTGCTATGCGTTCGGCAAGGCGCAGCGCATCCTCTCGGGCCTCGACCCGTCGATCGGGCCCATCGTCTGCCATGGCGCCGTCGAGCCGCTGAACCGCGTGTACCGCGAGGCAGGCGTGCCGCTGCCGGAAACGCGCATGGTCAGCGAGGTGGACAAGGCCGACCTGAAGCGCGCGATCGTCATCGCACCGCCCTCGGCCGGCGGCTCGCCCTGGGTGCGCCGTTTCGGCGACTTTTCCGACGCCTTCGCCAGCGGCTGGATGCTGCTGCGCGGTGCGCGGCGCCGGCGCGGCGTCGACCGCGGCTTCGTGCTGTCCGATCACGCCGACTGGCCGGGGCTGATGTCCGCCATCAAGGCCACCGGCGCCGAGCGCGTGGTGGTCACGCACGGCTCGATCCCGATCATGGTGCGCTGGCTGTGCCAGAACGGCTACGACGCCAAGGGCTTCGATACCGAATACGGCGACGACGAGGCCGAGGATGCGGCGGCCGCCGGGCCGGCTGCGGATGGCGTGAAGGCGCAGCCCGTGGTCCCGCCCGATCCCCACCCGGACGCCAAGCGCTGGGCCGTGCCGGAGAAGGCGGAAGCGGCCCGCGCCGCCGGTACCGCCGACCGGTCCACGGCCGACGGGGAGGAGGACGCCGATGCGTGA
- a CDS encoding MAPEG family protein, whose translation MSTELVLLGWTLVLAIVQIMLHASLRNRETGIDYNASARDEPAPPPGKVTARLERAKLNLFETLPLFIGAVLATHVAGVTGTLTWWGCWLYFGARVVYVPLYAFGVPVVRSLVWLVSMAGLAMVLFALLRAA comes from the coding sequence ATGAGCACCGAACTGGTTTTGCTGGGCTGGACCCTCGTACTGGCGATCGTGCAGATCATGCTGCATGCCTCGCTGCGCAACCGCGAGACAGGGATCGATTACAACGCCAGCGCGCGCGACGAGCCGGCCCCGCCGCCCGGCAAGGTCACCGCGCGACTGGAGCGCGCCAAGCTGAACCTGTTCGAAACCCTGCCGCTGTTCATCGGCGCGGTGCTCGCCACCCACGTGGCCGGCGTGACCGGCACGCTGACCTGGTGGGGTTGCTGGCTGTATTTTGGCGCCCGCGTGGTCTACGTGCCGCTGTACGCGTTTGGCGTGCCGGTCGTGCGCTCGCTGGTCTGGCTGGTCTCGATGGCCGGGCTGGCGATGGTGCTGTTCGCACTGCTTCGCGCCGCCTGA
- a CDS encoding putative quinol monooxygenase, which translates to MTQPLTVVATITAHPGEEAAVRAALEQVVPPSRAEAGCLRYELHVDNAEPAKFVMLEEWTGEAALKEHEATAHFLALVAAIGKAADIKVDKLTKLA; encoded by the coding sequence ATGACCCAACCCCTGACCGTCGTCGCCACCATCACCGCCCATCCTGGCGAGGAGGCCGCCGTGCGCGCCGCCCTCGAGCAGGTGGTGCCGCCCAGCCGCGCCGAAGCCGGTTGCCTGCGCTATGAATTGCATGTCGACAATGCCGAACCGGCGAAATTCGTGATGCTGGAAGAGTGGACGGGCGAGGCGGCGCTAAAGGAGCATGAGGCGACCGCGCATTTCCTGGCCCTCGTGGCGGCGATCGGCAAGGCGGCCGACATCAAGGTCGACAAGCTGACGAAGCTGGCCTGA
- a CDS encoding ATP-dependent DNA helicase RecQ, whose protein sequence is MVTRNLSASEQRGAQRAGAALTRRIRNLLHNVFGVDALRAGQQHVIDSVLEGRDTLAIMPTGGGKSLCYQIPASIFKGTTVVVSPLISLMKDQLEKLEEIGIGAAQLNSSLSRQEELDALESIRNHHSRIVFCTPERLVTPEFIEVLQETHISLLVVDEAHCISQWGHDFRPAYLEIGAALRALGQPPVLALTATATEAVIEDISQQLGARRMNVINTGVFRPNLHYRVIQVTNPAEKTAEALRLVRETAGVGIVYAATVKAAEEMHAALEQAGESVALYHGRLPAKERKENQDLFMAGERRVMVATNAFGMGIDKSDTRFVIHLQVPANLEAYYQESGRAGRDGERAECTLLYFQDDKRLQQFFLVKHYPTAQELREVYEAAAARVPCQSSVICEAVADIPDAQLKVCLKLLKDGKLLRQNRKLDWLLTNRDAKAADFAQLATVYEQKQERDHESLEQMVAYAQSGYCRWKLLLDYFGDETEGRKAAGWSCGCCDNCVSPPAVQPIEDEEPLFEDPPEPVAPQPPAFTVGSQVKVPKFDIGTVLAVAGDQITIEFPENTTKTFMAEFVQPV, encoded by the coding sequence ATGGTAACGAGAAACCTGAGCGCCAGCGAACAACGCGGCGCGCAACGGGCGGGTGCGGCGCTCACGCGGCGCATTCGCAACCTGCTCCACAACGTCTTCGGCGTCGACGCGCTGCGCGCCGGCCAGCAGCACGTGATCGACAGCGTGCTCGAAGGGCGCGACACGCTGGCCATCATGCCTACCGGCGGCGGCAAGTCGCTGTGTTACCAGATTCCCGCCTCGATCTTCAAGGGCACCACGGTGGTGGTATCGCCGCTGATCTCGCTGATGAAGGACCAGCTGGAAAAGCTGGAGGAAATCGGCATCGGCGCGGCGCAGCTCAACAGCAGCCTGTCGCGCCAGGAAGAGCTGGACGCGCTCGAGAGCATCCGCAACCACCACAGCCGCATCGTGTTCTGCACACCCGAGCGCCTGGTTACCCCGGAATTCATCGAGGTGCTGCAGGAAACCCACATCTCGCTGCTGGTGGTGGACGAAGCGCATTGCATTTCGCAGTGGGGCCATGATTTCCGTCCGGCCTACCTGGAGATCGGCGCCGCATTGCGGGCCCTCGGCCAGCCCCCCGTGCTGGCGCTCACGGCCACGGCGACCGAGGCGGTGATCGAGGATATCTCCCAGCAACTGGGTGCGCGGCGCATGAACGTGATCAACACGGGCGTGTTCCGGCCCAACCTGCATTACCGCGTCATCCAGGTCACCAATCCCGCCGAGAAAACGGCCGAGGCGCTGCGCCTCGTGCGCGAAACGGCCGGTGTCGGCATCGTGTACGCGGCCACCGTCAAGGCGGCCGAGGAAATGCACGCCGCGCTCGAACAGGCCGGCGAAAGCGTGGCGCTGTACCACGGCCGCCTGCCGGCAAAGGAGCGCAAGGAAAACCAGGACCTGTTCATGGCGGGCGAGCGGCGCGTGATGGTGGCCACCAATGCCTTCGGCATGGGCATCGACAAGAGCGATACCCGCTTCGTGATCCACCTGCAGGTGCCGGCCAACCTGGAAGCGTATTACCAGGAATCGGGCCGGGCGGGGCGCGACGGCGAACGGGCCGAATGCACGCTGCTGTATTTCCAGGACGACAAGCGCCTGCAGCAATTCTTCCTCGTCAAGCATTACCCGACCGCACAGGAATTGCGCGAGGTGTATGAAGCGGCGGCGGCACGGGTACCTTGCCAGTCGTCCGTGATCTGCGAGGCGGTGGCCGACATCCCCGATGCGCAGCTGAAGGTGTGCCTGAAGTTGCTGAAGGATGGCAAGCTGCTGCGCCAGAACCGCAAGCTCGACTGGTTGCTGACGAACCGCGACGCGAAAGCGGCCGACTTCGCGCAACTGGCTACGGTCTACGAGCAAAAGCAGGAGCGCGACCACGAGTCGCTGGAGCAGATGGTGGCGTATGCCCAGAGCGGCTACTGCCGCTGGAAGCTGCTGCTCGACTACTTCGGCGACGAGACGGAAGGGCGCAAGGCCGCCGGCTGGTCGTGCGGCTGCTGCGACAACTGCGTATCGCCCCCCGCGGTGCAACCGATCGAGGATGAGGAGCCGCTGTTCGAGGACCCTCCCGAACCGGTCGCGCCACAGCCCCCCGCGTTTACCGTGGGCAGCCAGGTGAAGGTGCCGAAGTTCGATATCGGCACCGTGCTCGCGGTGGCCGGCGACCAGATCACCATCGAGTTCCCGGAAAATACGACCAAGACCTTCATGGCGGAGTTCGTGCAGCCGGTTTGA
- a CDS encoding PAS domain S-box protein — protein MNAIGEAVMRAGGYRPRGGGAVGELVRAFDWAATPLGDPETWTPALRTTVDIVLNSPIAMVLMWGPRHVMIYNDGYVEIAGARHPAALGGTVPDTWPEIWDWNRAILEAGFRGETQQHPATPLTLLRNGVPEEVYFDLFYTPVHDSDGAVGGVLCTVVDVTGRVRMESQRERDRAQLNHQNRRLREETQLLRELFEQAPSFMAVLRGPRHVFELANRPYQRLVGDRDLIGKPVAEAVPEVRDQGIVELLDRVYATGEPYVGRQLKVHLLGEDGELEPRYLDFVYQPLRAADGSVTGVFVEGVDVTGHILTEERLRMAQQAGGIGSFEWFPATGKLAVSPEYRRVWGLPDDVEVTEELLVSLVDPRDRARVGPERLGADSNPLAYTEYRIQRPDTGEVRWLARQGEVIEGATPTRRRYVGVAFDITARKRIEQQLRTSQDRLAAIFGQASVGLSELSLEGRYTRVNGALCQMLGRSEQALLGMHMEDLIHPDDLEENRAQVARLRETGVPFTLEKRYARPDGQWVWVSSSMSRLDDEAGQPVALIAVKTDITERRRIEVALRDLNDTLEQRVSREVAERDKAEEALRQAQKMEAVGQLTGGVAHDFNNVLQIISGNLHLLAQQLGGDDAARRRLDMAIAAVERGAKLSSQLLAFARRQPLQPVVTDLGRLVANMDELLRRALGEAVDLQLVVGSGLWNTQVDPGQLENVILNLAINARDAMEGAGRLTIELGNAVLDERYVSKLVDVPAGQYVMLSVTDTGCGMTPEVLQRAFEPFFTTKPEGEGTGLGLSMAYGFVKQSRGHIRIYSEPGQGTSVKIYLPRTMLADSDGEAESNSARTGPVTGGSETILAVEDDPGVRAVVLDMLGALGYRVLSAENGEQALRILESGEHVDLLFTDVVMPGPLRSPELARIAQQVLPNLAVLFTSGYPQDAIVHGGRLDAGLELLSKPYRREDLARKLRHVLNNRRQQVQARERQLAAQHSLLEPQPQHPQHASLRVLVVEDNQDSLQMVCELVGMLGHTVSGVSDGEQAWQLMQEQDFDVLFTDVSLPGMSGIELARKVASSMPVRIIFSTGYGKEALDHLEFEAACLRKPYDLMDLQAALDKVERPA, from the coding sequence ATGAACGCCATCGGCGAGGCGGTGATGCGCGCTGGCGGCTACCGGCCACGCGGGGGTGGCGCCGTAGGCGAACTGGTACGTGCTTTCGACTGGGCCGCCACGCCGCTCGGCGATCCGGAAACCTGGACACCGGCCCTGCGTACCACGGTCGACATCGTGCTCAACTCGCCGATCGCCATGGTGCTCATGTGGGGGCCGCGGCACGTCATGATCTATAACGACGGCTACGTGGAAATCGCCGGCGCCCGCCATCCGGCCGCCCTGGGCGGCACCGTGCCGGACACGTGGCCCGAGATCTGGGACTGGAACCGCGCGATCCTGGAAGCGGGTTTTCGGGGCGAGACGCAGCAGCATCCGGCCACGCCGCTGACGCTGCTGCGCAACGGCGTGCCGGAAGAGGTGTATTTCGACCTGTTCTATACCCCCGTGCACGACAGCGACGGTGCCGTCGGCGGCGTGCTGTGCACGGTGGTGGACGTGACCGGGCGCGTGCGCATGGAATCGCAGCGCGAGCGGGACCGCGCGCAATTGAATCACCAGAACCGCCGCCTGCGCGAGGAAACCCAGCTGCTGCGCGAGCTGTTCGAGCAGGCGCCGAGCTTCATGGCCGTGCTGCGCGGCCCGCGGCACGTGTTCGAGCTGGCCAACCGGCCCTACCAGCGGCTGGTCGGCGACCGCGACCTGATCGGCAAGCCGGTCGCGGAGGCGGTGCCCGAAGTGCGCGACCAGGGCATCGTCGAACTGCTCGACCGCGTGTATGCCACCGGCGAACCGTACGTGGGCCGGCAGCTGAAGGTCCACCTGCTGGGCGAGGACGGCGAGCTGGAACCGCGCTACCTCGATTTCGTGTACCAGCCGCTGCGCGCGGCCGACGGCAGCGTGACGGGGGTGTTCGTCGAAGGCGTCGACGTCACCGGTCACATCCTGACCGAGGAGCGCCTGCGCATGGCGCAGCAGGCGGGTGGTATCGGCAGCTTCGAGTGGTTCCCCGCCACGGGCAAGCTGGCCGTGTCGCCCGAATACCGCCGCGTGTGGGGCTTGCCGGACGACGTGGAGGTGACGGAGGAACTGCTGGTCTCGCTGGTCGATCCGCGCGACCGCGCGCGGGTGGGGCCGGAGCGGCTGGGCGCCGATTCGAATCCGCTGGCCTATACCGAATACCGGATCCAGCGCCCGGATACGGGCGAGGTGCGCTGGCTGGCGCGGCAGGGCGAGGTGATCGAAGGAGCCACGCCGACGCGGCGGCGCTACGTGGGCGTGGCGTTCGACATCACGGCCCGCAAGCGCATCGAGCAGCAGCTGCGCACCAGCCAGGACCGGCTGGCGGCGATCTTCGGCCAGGCGTCGGTGGGCTTGTCGGAACTGTCGCTGGAAGGGCGCTACACGCGGGTGAACGGCGCGCTGTGCCAGATGCTGGGCCGCTCCGAGCAAGCGTTGCTGGGCATGCACATGGAAGACCTGATCCACCCGGACGACCTGGAGGAAAACCGCGCCCAGGTCGCGCGGCTGCGCGAGACCGGCGTTCCGTTCACGCTGGAGAAACGCTACGCGCGGCCGGACGGCCAGTGGGTGTGGGTCTCCAGCAGCATGAGCCGGCTGGACGACGAGGCCGGCCAGCCGGTGGCGCTGATCGCCGTGAAGACCGACATCACCGAGCGCCGCCGCATCGAAGTGGCGCTGCGCGACCTGAACGACACGCTGGAGCAGCGCGTGAGCCGCGAGGTGGCCGAGCGCGACAAGGCCGAGGAAGCATTGCGGCAGGCACAGAAGATGGAAGCGGTGGGCCAGCTGACGGGTGGGGTGGCGCACGACTTCAACAATGTCCTGCAGATCATCTCCGGCAACCTGCATTTGCTGGCGCAGCAACTGGGCGGCGACGACGCCGCACGGCGGCGGCTCGACATGGCGATCGCCGCCGTGGAGCGCGGCGCCAAGCTGTCGTCGCAATTGCTGGCGTTCGCGCGGCGCCAGCCGCTGCAACCGGTGGTCACCGACCTGGGGCGGCTGGTGGCGAACATGGACGAGCTGCTGCGCCGCGCGCTGGGCGAGGCGGTCGACCTGCAACTGGTGGTCGGCAGCGGCTTGTGGAACACGCAGGTCGACCCGGGCCAGCTGGAGAACGTGATCCTGAACCTGGCGATCAACGCGCGCGATGCGATGGAGGGTGCCGGCCGCCTCACCATCGAGCTGGGCAACGCGGTGCTGGACGAGCGCTATGTCAGCAAGCTGGTCGACGTGCCGGCGGGCCAGTACGTGATGCTGTCGGTGACCGATACCGGTTGCGGCATGACCCCCGAGGTCCTGCAGCGGGCCTTCGAACCGTTCTTCACCACCAAGCCGGAAGGCGAGGGCACCGGGCTGGGCCTGTCGATGGCGTATGGCTTCGTCAAGCAGAGCCGCGGGCATATCCGCATCTACAGCGAGCCCGGCCAGGGCACCAGCGTGAAGATCTACCTGCCGCGCACGATGCTGGCCGACAGCGACGGCGAGGCGGAGAGCAACAGCGCGCGCACCGGACCCGTCACGGGCGGCAGCGAAACCATCCTCGCCGTGGAAGACGATCCCGGCGTGCGCGCCGTGGTGCTGGACATGCTGGGCGCGCTCGGCTACCGCGTGCTGTCCGCCGAGAATGGCGAACAGGCGCTGCGCATCCTCGAATCGGGCGAACACGTGGACCTGCTGTTCACCGACGTGGTCATGCCTGGTCCGCTGCGCAGCCCCGAGCTGGCGCGTATCGCCCAGCAGGTATTGCCGAACCTGGCGGTGCTGTTTACGTCCGGCTACCCGCAGGACGCAATCGTGCATGGCGGCCGGCTCGATGCCGGCCTCGAACTGCTGAGCAAGCCCTACCGCCGCGAAGACCTGGCGCGCAAGCTGCGCCATGTGCTGAACAACCGCCGGCAGCAGGTCCAGGCACGCGAGCGACAGCTGGCCGCCCAGCACAGCCTGCTCGAACCGCAGCCGCAGCACCCGCAACATGCCTCGCTGCGCGTGCTGGTGGTGGAGGACAACCAGGATTCGCTGCAGATGGTGTGCGAGCTGGTGGGCATGCTGGGGCACACGGTTTCCGGCGTCTCCGATGGCGAACAGGCCTGGCAACTGATGCAGGAGCAGGACTTCGATGTGCTGTTCACCGACGTGAGCCTGCCGGGCATGTCCGGCATCGAGCTGGCACGCAAGGTGGCCAGCTCGATGCCGGTGCGCATCATCTTCTCGACCGGTTACGGCAAGGAAGCGCTCGACCACCTGGAATTCGAGGCGGCCTGCCTGCGCAAGCCGTACGACCTGATGGACCTGCAGGCGGCGCTCGACAAGGTAGAGCGGCCGGCCTGA
- a CDS encoding hybrid sensor histidine kinase/response regulator, whose amino-acid sequence MTAPINILVVDDIPQNLIALEALLARPGLNLLKASSGAEALEMLLVHEVALALVDVQMPDMDGFELAELMRGSERTRAIPLIFLTAASRETNYRFRGYEAGAVDFMFKPIDAQALVSKVNVFVELYLQRKQLSHQLDELKRALHMNEMFMAVLGHDLRTPLSVVMNGAMLLPMMTDHPKVAVTAQRIGGSARRMAQMVDQLLDLARIRSGDMQLKKAHRDVAELCRAIADEFQAADKPSRVVVEAHGDAAAPVDPGIFAQVISNLVGNALQHGESGHAVLVNVDGSAPEHLRITIGNRGVIPAARLAGIFEPYQRLDAARKSGQGLGLGLYTASTFVHAHGGEIDIASDAALGTTVVTVTLPRVGAGAPTAQALA is encoded by the coding sequence GTGACTGCACCGATCAATATCCTTGTCGTCGACGACATCCCGCAAAACCTGATCGCCCTCGAGGCATTGCTGGCCCGTCCGGGCCTGAACCTGTTGAAGGCTTCCTCCGGCGCCGAGGCGCTGGAAATGCTGCTCGTGCACGAGGTGGCGCTGGCGCTGGTCGACGTGCAGATGCCGGACATGGATGGCTTCGAGCTGGCCGAGCTGATGCGCGGCAGCGAGCGCACCCGCGCCATTCCGCTGATCTTCCTGACGGCCGCGTCGCGCGAAACGAACTACCGCTTCCGCGGCTACGAGGCCGGCGCGGTCGACTTCATGTTCAAGCCGATCGATGCCCAGGCCCTCGTCAGCAAGGTCAATGTGTTCGTCGAGCTGTACCTGCAGCGCAAGCAGCTGTCGCACCAGCTCGACGAATTGAAGCGCGCGCTGCACATGAACGAGATGTTCATGGCCGTGCTGGGGCACGACCTGCGCACGCCGCTGTCGGTGGTGATGAACGGCGCGATGCTGCTGCCGATGATGACCGATCATCCGAAGGTGGCGGTGACGGCGCAGCGCATCGGCGGCAGCGCCAGGCGCATGGCGCAGATGGTCGACCAGCTGCTCGACCTGGCGCGCATCCGCTCGGGCGACATGCAGCTGAAGAAGGCGCACCGCGACGTGGCCGAGCTGTGCCGCGCGATCGCAGACGAGTTCCAGGCCGCCGACAAGCCGTCGCGCGTGGTGGTCGAGGCGCACGGCGATGCGGCCGCGCCGGTCGATCCCGGCATTTTTGCGCAAGTCATCTCGAACCTGGTCGGCAACGCGCTGCAGCACGGTGAATCGGGGCACGCGGTACTGGTGAACGTGGATGGCAGCGCGCCGGAGCACCTGCGCATCACGATCGGCAACCGCGGCGTGATCCCGGCCGCCCGGCTGGCCGGCATCTTCGAACCGTACCAGCGGCTCGATGCCGCACGCAAATCCGGCCAGGGCCTGGGTCTGGGCCTGTACACCGCGAGCACCTTCGTGCATGCCCACGGCGGAGAGATCGACATCGCTTCCGACGCCGCGCTGGGCACGACGGTGGTCACGGTGACATTGCCGCGCGTGGGCGCGGGTGCCCCGACCGCGCAGGCGCTGGCATGA
- a CDS encoding GAF domain-containing protein: MYADLRSQLTGLLHGETDWIANTANFSSLVFNTMPDLNWAGFYFLPTPDELVLGPFQGKPACIRIKRGRGVCGSTVEKGESIVVQDVHAFPGHIACDAASRSELVVPVFVNGTIAGVFDLDSPLPNRFDDVDARGIESLVRILEQTRA, translated from the coding sequence ATGTACGCCGACCTGCGCTCGCAGCTGACCGGGCTGCTGCACGGCGAAACCGACTGGATCGCCAACACGGCCAACTTCAGTTCCCTGGTGTTCAATACGATGCCCGACCTGAACTGGGCCGGCTTCTACTTCCTGCCAACGCCGGATGAACTGGTGCTGGGCCCGTTCCAGGGCAAGCCGGCATGCATCCGCATCAAGCGCGGCCGCGGCGTGTGCGGCAGCACCGTCGAGAAAGGCGAGTCGATCGTGGTGCAGGACGTGCATGCCTTCCCCGGCCATATCGCCTGCGACGCGGCGTCGCGCTCGGAACTGGTGGTGCCGGTGTTCGTGAATGGCACGATCGCCGGCGTGTTCGACCTGGACAGCCCGCTGCCGAACCGTTTCGACGACGTGGATGCGCGCGGCATCGAATCGCTCGTGCGCATCCTGGAACAGACGCGCGCCTGA
- a CDS encoding alpha/beta hydrolase, producing the protein MVIDFVPGTLCDERLWYKLLPLLPAGFGARHVPLYGARTRAQMQELIATHTAPRAHIVAFSMGAYLALEHALAHPDRVASLVLIAASARGLGEEEKERRRRTMAALETQPFAGMPPSQLRGFVHPPHLHDPSIAGVIHQMALDLGKETMLAQFEASMERADLMERLHELRCPVLFVGGEFDQKVPADDLREMSDRVRQSCLGYADDSGHMVPLEAPEELADDLYFFYSSFLEEPVERRTLTG; encoded by the coding sequence ATGGTCATCGACTTCGTTCCCGGCACCCTGTGCGACGAGCGCCTGTGGTACAAGCTGCTGCCGCTGCTGCCGGCCGGCTTCGGGGCGCGCCACGTCCCGCTGTACGGGGCGCGCACCCGGGCGCAGATGCAGGAGCTTATCGCCACGCACACGGCGCCCCGTGCGCACATCGTCGCGTTCTCGATGGGCGCCTACCTGGCCCTCGAGCACGCGCTGGCGCACCCGGACCGGGTGGCGTCGCTCGTGCTGATCGCGGCCTCGGCACGCGGCCTCGGCGAGGAAGAAAAGGAGCGGCGCCGCCGCACCATGGCCGCGCTGGAGACGCAACCCTTCGCGGGCATGCCGCCCAGCCAGCTGCGCGGCTTCGTGCACCCGCCGCACCTGCACGACCCGTCGATCGCGGGGGTAATTCATCAGATGGCGCTGGACCTGGGCAAGGAAACCATGCTGGCGCAGTTCGAGGCGTCGATGGAGCGGGCCGACCTGATGGAGCGGCTGCATGAGTTGCGTTGCCCCGTGTTGTTCGTGGGCGGCGAGTTCGACCAGAAAGTCCCTGCCGACGACCTGCGGGAAATGTCGGACAGGGTGCGGCAGTCCTGCCTCGGATACGCCGATGACTCGGGCCACATGGTTCCACTCGAGGCGCCGGAAGAACTGGCCGACGACCTGTACTTCTTCTACTCCTCGTTCCTCGAAGAGCCCGTCGAGCGCCGTACGCTGACAGGGTGA